The following nucleotide sequence is from Mycobacterium sp. Z3061.
TACCCTCGCGGCGGTTCATCGCCGCGGTTATCGCCATCGGCGGTATGCAGCTGCTGGCCACCATGGACAGCACGGTCGCCATCGTCGCGCTTCCTAAGATTCAGAACGAGCTCAGCCTGTCCGACGCCGGTCGTAGCTGGGTGATCACCGCTTATGTGCTGACCTTCGGCGGGCTGATGCTGCTCGGCGGCCGGCTCGGCGACACCATCGGGCGTAAGCGCACCTTCATCGTCGGTGTCGCGCTGTTCACCATTTCCTCGGTGCTGTGCGCGGTGGCCTGGGACGAGGTGACGCTGGTCATCGCCCGGCTGTCGCAGGGCGTGGGCTCGGCTATCGCCTCGCCGACCGGTTTGGCGCTGGTGGCGACCACCTTCCCGAAGGGGCCGGCGCGTAACGCCGCGACGGCGGTCTTCGCGGCCATGACGGCGATCGGGTCCGTGATGGGCCTGGTGGTCGGTGGCGCGCTGACCGAGTTCTCGTGGCGGCTGGCGTTCATGGTCAACGTGCCGATCGGGCTGGTGATGATCTACCTGGCCCGCACCGCGCTGCGGGAAACCAACCGTGAGCGGATGAAGCTTGACGCGGCCGGGGCCATGCTCGCCACGCTGGCGTGCACCGCCGCCGTGTTCGCGTTCTCGGTGGGCCCGGAGAAGGGCTGGGTTTCGGTCACCACAATCGGTTCCGGTGTGGTGGCGGTGCTGGCGGCCATCGGGTTCGCCATCGTCGAGCGCACCGCGGAGAACCCGGTCATCCCGTTCCAGCTGTTCCGCGACCGCAACCGGCTGGTCACCTTCGTGGCGATCTTCCTGGCCGGCGGCGTCATGTTCACCCTGACGGTGTCCATCGGCCTGTATGTGCAGGACATCCTGGGCTACAGCGCGTTGCGCGCCGGTGTGGGCTTCATTCCGTTCGTCATCGCGATGGGCATCGGCCTGGGCATCTCGTCTCAGCTGGTCTCGCGGTTCTCGCCGCGGGTGCTGACCATCGGCGGTGGCTGGCTGCTGCTGGGCGCCATGATCTACGGGTCGTTGTTCATGCACCGCGGTGCGTCCTACTTCCCGAACCTGGTGCTGCCGATCGTCGTCGGCGGGATCGGCATCGGCATGGTGGTCGTCCCGCTCACGCTGGCAGCCATCGCCGGCGTCGGATTCGACCAGATCGGCCCCGTGTCCGCGATGACGCTGATGCTGCAGAGTCTGGGCGGGCCGCTGGTGCTGGCCGTCATCCAGGCCGTCATCACGTCCCGCACGCTGTACCTGGGCGGCACGACGGGCCCCGTCAAGTTCATGAACGACATGCAGTTGCAGGCGCTGGACCACGGCTACACCTACGGGCTGCTGTGGATCGCCGGAGCGGCCGTGATCGTCGGTATCGCGGCGTTGTTCATCGGCTACACGCCCGAGCAGGTCGCGCACGCCCAGGAAGTCAAGGAAGCGATCGACGCCGGAGAGCTGTAGGCCGGCGCCCGTCGCGCCGAGCCTGTAAGTCTGGCGGCCCCTCCTCGCGCTTTCTCTGCGATTTTGCAGGCTCGGTGCCGGCTCCTGCTCGACGTGAGATCTGACACGCTCGGCCCCCAAGTAGGCTTGCCGCCTGTGATCACCAGGATGTCCGAGCTGTTCCTGCGCACCCTGCGCGACGACCCCGCCGACGCAGAGGTGCCCAGCCACAAACTGCTGATCCGCGCCGGATACGTCCGGCCCATCGCGCCCGGCCTCTACAGCTGGCTGCCGCTCGGCCTGAAGGTGCTGCGCAACATCGAGCGCATCGTCCGCGAGGAGATGAACGCGATCGGCGGCCAGGAGATCCTGTTCCCGGCCCTGCTGCCGCGCGCGCCCTACGAGACCACCAACAGGTGGACCGAATACGGAGACAGCGTCTTCCGGGTCCAGGACCGGCGCGGCAACGACTACATGCTGGGCCCCACCCACGAAGAGCTGTTCACCCTGACCGTCAAGGGCGAGTACAGCTCCTACAAGGACTTCCCGCTGACCCTCTACCAAATCCAGAACAAATACCGCGACGAGGCGCGCCCGCGCGCCGGCATCCTGCGCGGCCGCGAGTTCGTCATGAAGGACTCGTACTCCTTCGACCTCGACGCCGCCGGCCTCAAGGCCTCCTACCACGCGCACCGCGAGGCTTACCAGCGGATCTTCGACCGGCTCGAGGTGCGCTACGTCATCGTCTCGGCCGTGTCGGGTGCGATGGGCGGTAGCGCGTCCGAAGAATTCCTGGCCGAGAGCCCGATCGGCGAGGACACCTTCGTCCGGTGTGTGGAATCGGGCTACGCCGCCAACGTCGAAGCCGTCATCACCGCCCGCCCCGACGCACAACCCACCGACGACAAGCCCCCGGCCGAGGTCCACGACACCGGTGACACCCCCACCATCGCCACCCTGGTCGCCTGGGCCAACGAGGCGCTGGACCGCACCGTGACCGCCGCCGACACCCTCAAGAACGTTCTGCTGAAGGTCCGCCAGCCCGGCGGCGACTGGGAACTGCTGGCCATCGGTGTGCCCGGTGACCGCGAGGTCGACGACAAGCGCCTCGGCGCGGCGCTGGAACCGGCCGAGTACGCGCTGATCGACGACGCGGACTTCGCCAAGTACCCGTTCCTGGTCAAGGGGTACATCGGCCCGAAAGCGCTGCGGGAGAACGACGTCCGCTACCTCGTCGACCCGCGGGTGGTGGACGGCACCAGTTGGATCACCGGCGCCGACGAGCCCGGGCGCCACGTGGTCGGCCTGGTCGCCGGTCGCGACTTCACCGCCGACGGCACCATCGAGGCGGCCGAGGTACGCGAGGGCGACCCGTCACCCGACGGGGCCGGCCCGCTGGTGATGGCCCGCGGCATCGAGATCGGCCACATCTTCCAGCTCGGGCGCAAGTACACCGACGCGTTCAGTGCCGACGTGCTCGGCGAGGACGGGAAGCCGGTGCGGCTGACCATGGGGTCCTACGGCGTCGGAGTGTCGCGCCTGGTGGCCGTGGTCGCCGAGCAGCACCACGACCAGCTGGGCCTGCGCTGGCCGGCTTCGATCAGCCCGTTCGGGGTGCATCTGGTGATGGCCAACAAGGACCCCGAGGCCCGGCTGGGCGCCGCCAAGCTGGCAGCCGACCTGGACAAGGTGGGGGTGGACGTGCTGCTGGATGACCGCCAGGCCTCACCCGGGGTGAAGTTCAAGGACGCCGAGCTGCTCGGCGTGCCCTGGGTCGTCGTGGTAGGCCGCGGCTGGGCCGACGGCAGGGTGGAGCTGCGCAACCGGTTCAGCGGGGAGACCAGCGAGCTGGCCGTCGGTGATTCGCTGACCAGCGACCTGGTCGCCGCCATCAGCGGCTGAGAACAGCCCGACCTATTCGTTCCCGCCCGGGAACGCCGTGGTGATCGGCCAGCCGCCCAGCACCTTGTTCCACCGCGCGGCCAGCACCGCGCTCTGCGTCAGCGCCGTCGAGGCGAACGCCCGGTCCTCGGCCGTCTCGGCATGCTCGACGACCGCCCGCCAGGCCGTCGCGCCGTCGTTCTCCATGCGCGCCGCCAGCCGCGCCGCATCCGCCGGGCTGCCCACCGGCGACGGCAGCTGATACCCGGCGGCGGCGGGCGCCGGCGTGACCTTGCGGGCACTGAGCATCGCGATGACGTCGTCGCGGCGCTGGCGGTGCTGATTGAGCGCCTCCACCACCAGGTCGTTGACGCTGGGCGGCGACAGCGCCGACACGATGCCGTAGCCGTAGATGGTGCCGTGCTCGACGGCCAGCGCGTCGCTGAGCGCCGCGACGTCGGCGTCCTTGCCACCGCTCATATCGACGGGCCCCCCGGCACCAGCGCAACCTCGCACGACGCCGTGCACGATGCCGCGATCGAGGCGAGCAGTCCGGCCCGGTAGCCCGACGACGTCGACACCAGGCGATTGGCCTCCTCGGCCGACTTGCGCAGCGAATCGATCACGTCGGAAACCGGCGGTGGTGGCGGCGGCGGAGCCTCCGGCTCGGTCGGGCTGGGGGTCGCGCTGGAGCTGCTCGTTTCACTGGTCGAGGAGACGAGCTTGCCGGCGGCCCGCGCGATCTCGGTGGACAGCGCCCGGGCGTGCGCGGCGCGCTGGGTGGCGACCACGGTCAACGCGGCCGCGATCTGCGGGGGGCTGCCGATCGCTCCGGCGGCCGCGGCGGCCAGCGCACTGTCGCGCCGGGCCTGGTCCAACGGGCCCACCAACTCCTCGACGGCGGGGGGCTTGGGCGCCGACTCGCCGCAGGCGGTTGCCGCCACCCCGAGTGCGGCGAGAGCGGCACCACCGGCGAGCACACGCCGCCTGCTGATGACGGGTACTGCTCTGGGCACGTCCCACATCCTGCCATCACCGGGCACCGTGACAGCGCCAGCCACGATGGCGTCAGGCCCCGGCAGAGAACCGGCTCGGTAACCGGGGAGTTGTTGAACGGGCGTCAATAGCGGATCCTGGCGTATCGTGGGTGGCTGGCTCTCTGAGTTCGCTGTGAAAGCCACGCTCAAGCGCATGACCGACAATTCAAGATGAGGAGCTCGCCGTGACCACCGGGCTACCTTCGCAGACGCAGGTGATCGAGCTGTTGACCGGAGAGTTCGCGCGCGCCGGTTACGAGATCGAAGACGTGGTCATCAACAGCCGCACGCGCCCACCGCGCATCACCGTGATCGCCGACGGCGACACCGCGCTGGACCTCGACACCATCGCCGCGCTCTCGCGAACCGCCTCCGATTTGCTGGACAGTGTGGACGGCGGCGACGCCGACGGATACATCCTCGAGGTCAGCTCTCCCGGCGTCGACCGCCCGTTGACCACCGAAAAACACTTCCGGCGGGCGCGGGGCCGCAAGGTGGACCTCGCGCTGGCAGATGGGTCGCAGCTGTCCGGCCGAATCGCCGAAGCCGGCAACGGCACGCTGTCGCTGGTGGTCCGCACCGGCCGCGAGCTGGCGATGCGGGAGATACCGCTGACCGACGTCGTCAAAGCGGTTGTGCAGGTTGAGTTTTCGCCACCAGCCCGGGCGGAGCTGGAGCTGCTGGGTCAGGCACAGAGGACGGAGGCCGGAGCATGAACATCGACATGGCCGCACTCCACGCGATCGAGGTGGACCGGGGCATCTCGGTCAGCGAGCTGCTCGAGACGATCAAGTCCGCGCTGCTCACCGCCTACCGGCACACCGAGGGCCACCAGTCCGACGCCCGCATCGAGATCGACCGCAAGACCGGCGTGGTGCGGGTGATCGCCCGCGAGACCGACGAAGACGGCAACTTGATCAGCGAGTGGGACGACACCCCGGAGGGCTTCGGTCGCATCGCCGCCACCACCGCGCGGCAGGTCATGCTGCAGCGTTTCCGCGACGCGGAGAACGAGCGCACCTTCGGCGAGTTCTCCACCCGCGAAGGCGAGATCGTCGCCGGGGTCATCCAGCGCGACAGCCGGGCCAACGCCCGTGGCCTGGTCGTTGTCCGGATAGGCACCGAGGCCAAGGCCTCCGAAGGCGTGATCCCGGCCGCCGAACAGGTGCCGGGCGAGAGCTACGAGCACGGCAACCGGCTGCGCTGCTACGTCGTCGGGGTCAGTCGCGGCTCGCGTGAACCGCTGATCACCCTCTCGCGCACCCACCCGAACCTGGTGCGCAAGCTGTTCTCGCTCGAGGTTCCCGAGATCGCCGACGGTTCGGTGGAGATCGTGGCGGTGGCCCGAGAGGCCGGCCACCGGTCCAAGATCGCCGTGGTATCCCGGGTGCCCGGTCTGAACGCCAAGGGCGCCTGCATCGGTCCGATGGGGCAGCGGGTCCGCAACGTGATGAGCGAGCTGTCCGGCGAGAAGATCGACATCATCGACTACGACGAGGACCCGGCCCGCTTCGTGGCCAACGCGTTGTCGCCGGCCAAGGTGGTGTCGGTGTCGGTGATCGACCCGAACGCCCGCGCCGCCCGGGTCGTGGTTCCCGACTTCCAGTTGTCCCTGGCCATCGGCAAGGAAGGGCAGAACGCCCGGCTCGCCGCCCGCCTCACGGGGTGGCGCATCGACATCCGGGGTGACGCGCCGGGCGGCTCCGAGGGCCAGCCTGACCAGGGGGCCAGCCACGGAATGGCCCACGGGCACTGAAGCGTGCCGCGGCGGCTCGGGGCAATCCGCAGTAGTCGGCTGCTGAATTGCTGCGCGAGCGGCCGCAGGGTGGTTCTGACCACTGGTCGGGTGACGCTAGACTGAGCCGTGATCCAGCGCGAGCCTTCGGCCTCGGCGCGCCAACGTCCGGAAACCCCCAGCGGACCGGTGCGGACGTGTGTCGGATGCCGGAGGCGAGAGTTGGCCGTCGAACTGCTTCGAGTGGTGGCTCGGTCTACCGGGAACGGCAACTACGCCGTAATCGTTGACACAGCCGGAAGCCTGCCGGGGCGAGGTGCGTGGTTGCATCCCGATCCGCAGTGCGCACAACAAGCGATCCGGCGGCGGGCTTTCACCCGCGCGCTGCGCATCACCGGTTCGCCGGACACATCCGCGGTGATCGAGCACGTCGAGTTCTCGGCGGCCCGCATCACCAACGGCAACAGAACAGGTAGCAACGAACATGAGCACACCGTGAAGTCCCGATGACCATGCGTCATAGCTAACCCCCGAGGCGCGGCCCACCGCTTGTCGCCTCATAGACAGGAGATGTAGTGGCAGGTAAGGCCCGCGTACACGAGTTGGCTAAGGAACTCGGTGTCACCAGCAAGCAAGTTCTCGCCCGACTGACCGAACAGGGCGAATTCGTCAAATCGGCATCATCCACGGTGGAAGCACCCGTGGCCAGGCGCCTCCGCGAGTCGTTCGGCGGCAGCAAGCCCGCCGCAGGCGGTGCGGCCAAGACCCAGGCAGGCCCTCCGGCCGGCGCGCAACCGGCGGCCAAGCCCGCCGAGAAGGTCGCCCCCTCGGCAACCGATGCGGCACTCGACCGCGCACTGGACAAGGCCGTCGGCAACGGCGCGCCCACCAGCGCGCCCGCCAAACCGGCCGCTCCCGGCCGCCCGGCCCCCGCGGCCCCACCGGCGCCTCCGGCTGCCCCGTCGGCGCCGGCCGCCCCGGCGGCTCCCGCTGCCCGGGCAAAGCCCGCGGCACCGGCCCCGCCAGCCCCGAGCCCGGCGGCTTCGGCACCGGGACAAGCGCCGGCCCCGCAGGCCCCGCCGCAGCCAGGCGCGACGCCCGGGCCGCGTCCGGGCCCGATGCCCAAACCCGGCGTCCGCACCCCGCGCGTCGGCAACAACCCGTTCTCCTCGGCGCAGCCGGTGGACCGGCCGATTCCGCGTCCGCATCCGCAGGCTCCGCGCCCCGGCGCGCCCCGGCCGGGCGCGCGCGCGACCGGGCGGAGCTTCGCCCGGCAGCATGCCGCCGCGTCCCGGTGGCGCCTCCGGCGGGCCTCGTCCGCCGCGTACCGGCGCGCCGCGGCCTGGTGGTGCCCGCCCCGGTGGCGGCGGTCCCGGCGGCGGTGGCGGCGGCGGCGGTAACTACCGCGGCGGCGGCGGTGTCGGCGCGGCACCCGGCGGTGGCGGCGGCTTCCGTGGTCGTCCCGGCGGCGGTGGCCCCGGCGGCGGTGGCGGTGGCGGCCGTCCCGGCCAGCGCGGGGGCGCGGCCGGTGCGTTCGGCCGTCCCGGCGGCGCGCCCCGGCGTGGCCGCAAGTCCAAGCGGGCCAAACGCGCCGAATACGAGAACATGCAGGCCCCGGTCGTCGGCGGTGTGCGGTTGCCGCACGGCAACGGCGAGACCATCCGGCTGGCCCGCGGCGCATCGCTGAGCGACTTCGCCGACAAGATCAACGCCAACCCGGCCGCGCTGGTGCAGGCGCTGTTCAATCTCGGCGAGATGGTCACGGCCACCCAGTCGGTCGGCGACGAGACGCTCGAGCTGCTGGGCAGCGAAATGAACTACAACGTTCAGGTCGTCAGTCCCGAGGACGAGGACCGCGAGCTGCTGGAGTCCTTCGACCTCACCTACGGCGAAGACGAAGGCGGCGAAGAGGATCTGCAGACCCGTCCGCCGGTGGTCACCGTCATGGGTCACGTCGACCACGGCAAGACCCGCCTGCTGGACACGATCCGTAACGCCAGCGTCCGCGAGGGCGAGGCGGGTGGCATCACCCAGCACATCGGCGCCTACCAGGTCGGGGTCAACTTCGAGGGCAGCGAGCGGCTGATCACCTTCATCGACACCCCGGGTCACGAGGCGTTCACCGCCATGCGTGCCCGCGGCGCCAAGGCCACCGACATCGCCATCCTGGTGGTGGCGGCCGACGACGGCGTGATGCCGCAGACGGTGGAGGCCATCAACCACGCGCAGGCCGCCGATGTGCCGATCGTGGTGGCGGTCAACAAGATCGACAAGGAGGGCGCCGACCCTGCGAAGATCCGCGGCCAGCTCACCGAATACGGGCTGGTGGCCGAGGATTTCGGTGGCGACACGATGTTCGTCGACATCTCGGCCAAGCAGGGCACCAACATCGAGGCTCTGGAAGAAGCGGTGCTGCTGACCGCCGACGCCGCCCTGGACCTGCGGGCCAACCCCGACATGGAGGCCCAGGGTGTGGCCATCGAGGCGCACCTGGACCGCGGTCGCGGTCCGGTGGCCACCGTGCTGATTCAGCGCGGCACGTTGCGGGTCGGCGACTCGATCGTCGCCGGCGACGCCTACGGCCGCGTCCGCCGCATGGTCGACGAGCACGGCGAGGACGTCCACGAGGCGTTGCCGTCGCGTCCGGTGCAGGTCATCGGCTTCACGTCGGTGCCCGGCGCCGGTGACAACCTGCTGGTCGTCGACGAGGACCGGATCGCCCGCCAGATCGCCGACCGGCGCAGCGCCCGCAAGCGCAACGCGCTGGCGGCCCGCAGCCGCAAGCGGATCAGCCTGGAGGACCTGGACTCGGCGCTGAAGGAAACCAGCCAGCTGAACCTGATCCTCAAGGGCGACAATGCCGGTACCGTCGAGGCGCTGGAAGAGGCCCTGATGGGCATCGAGGTGGACGACGAGGTGGCGCTGCGCGTCATCGACCGCGGTGTCGGTGGCATCACCGAGACCAACGTCAACCTGGCGTCGGCATCGGATGCGATCATCATCGGCTTCAACGTGCGGGCCGAGGGCAAGGCGACGGAGCTGGCCAACCGCGAAGGCGTCGAGATCCGCTACTACTCGGTGATCTACCAGGCCATCGACGAGATCGAGAAGGCCCTGCGCGGCATGCTCAAGCCGATCTACGAGGAGAACCAGCTGGGCCGTGCGGAGATCCGCGCGATCTTCCGCTCTTCGAAGGTGGGCGTCATCGCCGGTTGCATGATCACCTCCGGTGTGGTGCGCCGCAACGCCAAGGCCCGGCTGTTGCGGGACAACATCGTGGTGACCGAGAACCTCTCGATCAACTCGCTGCGGCGGGAGAAGGACGACGTCACCGAGGTCCGCGAGGGCTTCGAATGCGGTCTGACGCTGGGTTATTCGGACATCAAGGAAGGCGACATCATCGAGTCCTTCGAGCTCGTGCAGAAGGAACGGTCATGACCGGGCCGGGGCAGCATGGCTGACCCCGCCCGGGCACGCCGGCTGGCCAGGCGGATCAGCACGATCGTCGCTTCGGCGATCGAATACGAGATCAAGGATCCGGGGCTGGCCGGTGTGACCATCGTCGACACCAAGGTCACCAACGACCTGCACGACGCGACGGTCTACTACACCGTGATGGGCCGCACGCTGGACGAAGAGCCCGACTATCCCGGCGCCGCGGCGGCGCTGGACCGGGCCAGGGGCGTGCTGCGTACCAAAGTCGGGGCGGGCACCGGTGTGCGCTTCACCCCGACTCTGACGTTCACCCGCGACACGACGTCGGACACGGTGAACCGGATGGAAGAGTTGCTGGCCCGTGCCCGCGCGGCGGATGCTGATCTGGCGCGCGTACGGGTGGGTGCGAAACCGGCAGGGGAGGCCGACCCGTACCGTGAGAGTGGGTCGGCGGCCGAACCGTCGACCACCGGGGGACTTGGCAATGCTGGTTTACCGAGCATCGAAGCTGAGGAAACCGATGACGATTATCAATCGCAAGATCGATCCGAAGATTGAGCTGACCGGCATGCCGCGCCTCAACGGCGCGCGCGTCGACGCAGCCGGCGCCGTGGAGCTGCTGTCGGCCGCGGAGTCGGTGGTCGTGGTCTGCCACGTCCACCCCGACGCCGACACGATCGGTGCCGGGCTGGCGCTGGGCGCGGTGCTCGACCGGTGCGGCAAGGACGTTGAGGTGAGTTTCGCCGCGCCCGCGGAACTGCCGGAGTCGCTGCGTTCGCTTCCCGGCTGCGACCTGCTGGTGCCGCCCGACGACGTGCGTCGTGACGTCGACCTGATGGTCACCGTTGACGTGCCGAGCATGCACCGGCTCGGCTCGCTGCAAGATCTGGCGACTCCCGGCCGGCAACTGCTGGTCATCGACCATCACGCGTCCAACGGACTGTTCGGCACCGCGAACTACGTGGACACGTCCGCGGATTCGACGACGATGATGATCGCCGAGATCCTCGACGTGTGGGGCAAACCGATCGACCGGGGGGTGGCGCACTGCATCTACGCCGGGTTGACCACCGACACGGGCTCGTTCCGCTGGGCCAGTTCGCGGGCGCTGCGGCTGGCCGCCCGGCTGGTGGACCTCGGGGTGGACAACTCCGCCGTCAGCCGGTCGCTGATGGACAGCCACCCGTACGCCTGGTTGCCGATGCTGTCGCGGGTGCTGGGCACCGCAGAGTTGCTGCCTGAGGCCGCCCGCGGCCGGGGACTGGTCTACGCGGTGGTCGATCACCACGAGTGGCTGAACTCCCGCTCGGAGGAAGTCGAGAGCGTGGTCGACATCGTGCGCACCACGCAGCAGGCCGAGGTGGCAGCGGTGTTCAAGGAAGTCGAACCGCGGCGGTGGTCGGTGTCGATGCGCGCCAAGACGATCGACCTGGCCACGGTGGCGATGGGGTTCGGCGGCGGCGGGCACCGGCTGGCGGCCGGTTATTCGACCAGCGGCTCGATCGACGACGTGGTGGCGGCACTGCGCGCGGCGCTCGACTAGCGGCCTTGCACGACGGCGGGCCCGGCCCCGGCCGGCCGGCGGCCGGTGGTCGGCAGATCGCGGCGCTGGCGCTGCCGGCCCTTGGTGTGCTGGCCGCCGAGCCGTTGTACCTGCTCTTCGATACCGCGGTGGTCGGGCGGCTCGGCGCGGTGGCGCTGGCCGGCCTGGCGATCGGCAGCCTGGTGCTCGGCCTGGTCAGTACCCAGCTGACGTTCCTGTCCTACGGCACCACGGCCCGCGCGGCGCGCTACTTCGGTGCGAGCGACCGCGCCGCGGCCGTCAACGAGGGCGTTCAGGCGACGTGGCTGGGATTGGGGCTCGGCGCGGCGATCGTCGTCGTGGTGCAGGCCGTGGCGGTGCCGGTGGTATCGGCGATCGGGTCGAGCGCCCAGATTGCGTCGGCGGCGCTGCCCTGGTTGCGGATCGCCATTCTCGGCGCCCCGGCGATCCTGGTCTCGCTGGCCGGCAACGGCTGGATGCGTGGCGTGCAGGACACCGTGCGGCCGCTGCGCTATGTGGTCGCAGGGTTTGTGGTCTCGGCGCTGCTGTGCCCGGTGCTGGTGTACGGCTGGCTCGGCCTGCCGAGGCTGGGTCTGTCCGGCTCAGCCGTGGCCAATCTCGTGGGGCAGTGGCTGGCGGCGCTGTTGTTCGGTGGCGCGCTGCTGGCCGAGCGGGCACCGCTGCGACCCGACCGTGCCGCGCTGCGCGCCCAACTGGTGATGGGGCGGGACCTGATCCTGCGCAGCATGGCCTTTCAGGTCTGCTTCGTCTCGGCCGCCGCGGTGGCGGCACGGTTCGGAGCCGCCGCGCTGGCCGCCCACCAGATTGTGTTGCAGCTGTGGACGTTTCTCGCACTGGTGCTCGATTCGCTGGCCATCGCCGCGCAGTCGCTGGTAGGGGCGGCGCTGGGGGCCGGTGACGCCCCGCATGCCAAGTGGGTCGCGTGGCGGGTGACATGGTTTTCGCTGCTGGCGGCGGGCCTGCTGGCCGTCGCGTTCGCGCTGGGCTCCTCGGTGTTGCCGGACCTGTTCACCGACGACCGCTCCGTACTGGCCGCGATCGGGGTCCCGTGGTGGTTCATGGTGGCCCAATTACCCATCGCGGGAATCGTTTTCGCGTTGGACGGGGTGTTGCTGGGGGCCGGCGACGCCGCCTTCATGCGCACCGCCACCGTCGCCGCCGCGCTGCTGGGTTTCCTGCCGCTGATCTGGCTGTCGCTGGCGTACGGATGGGGGTTGACGGGAATCTGGTCCGGGCTGACCGCATTCATGGTGTTGCGGTTGGCCTTCGGTGGCTGGCGGGCGCTGTCGGGCCGCTGGGTGGTCACCGGGACTGTCTGATACGCCGAGATGGCCGTGGTGGTTGTGATCAATCACCTCATCACAGCCCTGACGGCAATCTCGGCAACACACACCCGGGGCTACACTCACGCCGGTGAGCACCCGGACCCGGCGCCGCCCGTGGAGTGACTACGCACTGTTCCTCGTGCTGGTCGGCCCCAATGTGGGGTTGTTGGCGCTGTTCATCTACCGGCCGCTGGCCGACAACATCCGGCTGTCGTTCTTCGACTGGAACATCTCCGACCCGCAGGCCGAATTCGTCGGCCTGTCGAACTACGCGGAGTGGTTCACCCGCTCCGACACCGCGCGCATCGTGCTCAACACCACGGTGTTCACCGTGGCCGCGGTGGCCGGTTCGATGGTGCTGGGTCTGGCGCTGGCGATGCTGCTCGACCAACCGCTACGCGGCCGGAATGTGGTGCGCTCCACCATATTCGCCCCGTTCGTGATCTCCGGCGCGGCGGTGGGGCTGGCCGCCCAGTTCGTCTTCGACCCGCATTTCGGCCTGATCCAGGATCTGCTGCGCCGCGCCGGGTTCGGCGTGCCCGACTTTTACCAGGACGCCCATTGGGCCATGTTCATGATCACCGTCACCTACATCTGGAAGAACCTCGGCTACACGTTCGTCATCTACCTGGCCGCGCTGCAAGGGGTGCGCCGAGACCTGTTGGAAGCGGCCCAGATTGACGGTGCCGGCCGATGGACCACATTTCGCATGGTGACGTTGCCGCAGCTGAGGCCCACCACGTTCTTCCTGTCGATCACGGTGCTGATCAGCTCGCTGCAGGTCTTCGACGTCATCAACGTCATGACCCGCGGCGGTCCGGAGGGCACCGGCACCACCACCATGGTGTACGAGGTGTACGTCGAGACCTTCCGCAACTTCCGCGCCGGCTACGGCGCCGCGGTCGCCACCATCATGTTCCTGGTGCTGCTGGCCATCACTTATTACCAGGTGTGCGTGATGGACAGGGAGCAGCGCCAATGAGTGACGACCGCGCGCGCCCGGCGCGTCTGCTCGGCTACGCGGCCATGCTGATCGTGGTCGCGCTGATCGCCGGCCCGCTGACGTTCGTGTTCTTCACCTCCCTCAAAGAGCAGCCCGACGTGTACTCCCAGCCGACCACCTGGTGGCCGCCGCACTGGCATCCGCAGAATTACCGCACTGCCACGCAACAGATTCCGTTCTGGACGTATGTGCGCAACTCGGTGATCATCACCACCGCGCTGGCAGCGGTGAAGTTCGTCCTGGGCGTGCTGAGCGCATTCGGCCTGGTGTTCGTGCGCTTTCCCGGCCGCAATGTGGTGTTCCTGGTGATCATTGCCGCGCTGATGGTGCCCAACCAGATCACCGTGATC
It contains:
- a CDS encoding sugar ABC transporter permease, translated to MSTRTRRRPWSDYALFLVLVGPNVGLLALFIYRPLADNIRLSFFDWNISDPQAEFVGLSNYAEWFTRSDTARIVLNTTVFTVAAVAGSMVLGLALAMLLDQPLRGRNVVRSTIFAPFVISGAAVGLAAQFVFDPHFGLIQDLLRRAGFGVPDFYQDAHWAMFMITVTYIWKNLGYTFVIYLAALQGVRRDLLEAAQIDGAGRWTTFRMVTLPQLRPTTFFLSITVLISSLQVFDVINVMTRGGPEGTGTTTMVYEVYVETFRNFRAGYGAAVATIMFLVLLAITYYQVCVMDREQRQ
- the rbfA gene encoding 30S ribosome-binding factor RbfA, which gives rise to MADPARARRLARRISTIVASAIEYEIKDPGLAGVTIVDTKVTNDLHDATVYYTVMGRTLDEEPDYPGAAAALDRARGVLRTKVGAGTGVRFTPTLTFTRDTTSDTVNRMEELLARARAADADLARVRVGAKPAGEADPYRESGSAAEPSTTGGLGNAGLPSIEAEETDDDYQSQDRSED
- a CDS encoding bifunctional oligoribonuclease/PAP phosphatase NrnA — encoded protein: MTIINRKIDPKIELTGMPRLNGARVDAAGAVELLSAAESVVVVCHVHPDADTIGAGLALGAVLDRCGKDVEVSFAAPAELPESLRSLPGCDLLVPPDDVRRDVDLMVTVDVPSMHRLGSLQDLATPGRQLLVIDHHASNGLFGTANYVDTSADSTTMMIAEILDVWGKPIDRGVAHCIYAGLTTDTGSFRWASSRALRLAARLVDLGVDNSAVSRSLMDSHPYAWLPMLSRVLGTAELLPEAARGRGLVYAVVDHHEWLNSRSEEVESVVDIVRTTQQAEVAAVFKEVEPRRWSVSMRAKTIDLATVAMGFGGGGHRLAAGYSTSGSIDDVVAALRAALD
- a CDS encoding MATE family efflux transporter; this translates as MHDGGPGPGRPAAGGRQIAALALPALGVLAAEPLYLLFDTAVVGRLGAVALAGLAIGSLVLGLVSTQLTFLSYGTTARAARYFGASDRAAAVNEGVQATWLGLGLGAAIVVVVQAVAVPVVSAIGSSAQIASAALPWLRIAILGAPAILVSLAGNGWMRGVQDTVRPLRYVVAGFVVSALLCPVLVYGWLGLPRLGLSGSAVANLVGQWLAALLFGGALLAERAPLRPDRAALRAQLVMGRDLILRSMAFQVCFVSAAAVAARFGAAALAAHQIVLQLWTFLALVLDSLAIAAQSLVGAALGAGDAPHAKWVAWRVTWFSLLAAGLLAVAFALGSSVLPDLFTDDRSVLAAIGVPWWFMVAQLPIAGIVFALDGVLLGAGDAAFMRTATVAAALLGFLPLIWLSLAYGWGLTGIWSGLTAFMVLRLAFGGWRALSGRWVVTGTV